From Pseudomonadota bacterium:
AGGTATAACAAAGATGGCAAAGTTTGTTGATTTTCTCGCAGAAGGAAAGGTAGAAGGCACAGTGTGCAAAAAATGCGGTGCAAAGTTTTTCCCGCCAAGGGCAGATTGTTCTGTCTGTCTATCAAAAGAGATGGACTGGTTTGAAATGCCAAAAAACGGAAAACTTGAAACATTCACAACCGCTATGTACGCGCCCTTTGGTTTCGAGGCAGACCCGCCATATACAATGGGTGTGGTAGACTTCGGCAGTGGCTTGAAACTCTTTGCCAGACTGGCAAAAGACATAAAGCCTGAAGACGTGAGCGTCGGAATGGATGTCGCTATCAGGACTATGAAATATGACGACGGCCAGATGTCTTTTGAGATCGTAAAGGCGTGA
This genomic window contains:
- a CDS encoding Zn-ribbon domain-containing OB-fold protein; its protein translation is MGFEKFGRKSFTGITKMAKFVDFLAEGKVEGTVCKKCGAKFFPPRADCSVCLSKEMDWFEMPKNGKLETFTTAMYAPFGFEADPPYTMGVVDFGSGLKLFARLAKDIKPEDVSVGMDVAIRTMKYDDGQMSFEIVKA